From Myripristis murdjan unplaced genomic scaffold, fMyrMur1.1, whole genome shotgun sequence, a single genomic window includes:
- the irf2bpl gene encoding putative E3 ubiquitin-protein ligase IRF2BPL: protein MSSPQVSSSRRQSCYLCDLPRMPWAMIWDFTEPVCRGCVNYEGADRIEFVIETARHLKRAHGFQEGRSAGGAAAPQPATAKSQPGIITGKEAVGQLNHHADGPTKSQQQPGLDRYSLGSDSRARFDYSISGHSSARLPNGLGGPNGFKPDDGPPELNRQSPNSRSRSHGLVSVPGQLNVPPNLLPQTLLNGPAAAGMAPHGMASRAAPQSSMVGVGGPSLSLPGQGMSEPGGKRPGSVSSTDQDRELKEKQRNAEALAELSESLRNRQDEWASKPKIVRETLLTLSGCTPFDVRFKKDHGLVGRVFAFDAVSKPGMDYELKIFIEYPSGSGNVFSSASGVAKQMYQDCMKDFGRGLSSGFKYLEYEKKHGSGDWRLLGDLLPESVRFFKEGLGGEMLPQPYIDGSCPLLPTSLVLPGRALASGSGSISSRAGVRKRKASPEPDSADGGLKLTEDQQRQQWISSQTEALKLSMATGSFAASHGGPPPLGPGHPVLPSGRATPPESAPPQNGQSPMAALMSVADTLGNAHSPKDRDSVHSTTSSSRHNSSSPVSPASVSGQRRLASRNGDLGLSGGGGGPSQSSSMDQVHQQNVPDSPMANSGPLCCTICHERLEDTHFVQCPSVPNHKFCFPCSRESIKAQGASGEVYCPSGEKCPLVGSNVPWAFMQGEIATILAGDVKVKKERDP, encoded by the coding sequence ATGTCCTCCCCGCAGGTCTCCTCGTCCCGGAGACAGTCGTGTTATTTGTGCGACCTGCCCCGGATGCCCTGGGCCATGATCTGGGACTTCACTGAGCCGGTGTGCCGCGGCTGCGTCAACTATGAGGGCGCGGACCGGATCGAGTTTGTTATCGAGACCGCCCGGCACCTGAAGCGGGCTCACGGCTTCCAGGAAGGCAGGTCCGCCGGCGGAGCCGCTGCCCCGCAGCCCGCCACGGCGAAGAGCCAGCCGGGGATTATCACGGGCAAAGAGGCGGTGGGACAGCTCAACCACCATGCCGACGGACCGACCAAATCACAGCAGCAGCCCGGCTTGGATCGGTACTCGCTTGGCTCGGACAGCCGGGCCCGGTTTGACTACTCCATCAGCGGCCACAGCAGCGCCAGGCTGCCCAACGGGCTTGGAGGACCGAACGGGTTCAAACCGGACGACGGACCTCCCGAACTGAACCGACAGAGCCCGAACTCCAGGAGCAGGAGCCACGGCTTGGTGTCGGTACCGGGACAGCTGAACGTCCCACCCAACCTGCTGCCGCAGACTCTGCTGAACGGGCCAGCCGCGGCAGGCATGGCCCCGCACGGCATGGCCAGCCGTGCGGCTCCGCAGAGCTCCATGGTTGGGGTCGGCGGTCCGTCCCTCTCCCTGCCCGGCCAAGGAATGTCCGAGCCGGGGGGGAAGAGGCCGGGCTCGGTGTCCAGCACGGACCAGGACCGGGAGCTTAAGGAGAAGCAGAGAAACGCGGAGGCTCTGGCGGAGCTCAGCGAGAGTCTCCGCAACAGGCAGGACGAGTGGGCGAGCAAGCCGAAAATAGTGAGGGAGACCCTGCTCACCCTGTCCGGCTGCACGCCGTTCGACGTCCGCTTCAAGAAGGACCACGGGCTGGTGGGCCGAGTGTTCGCCTTCGACGCCGTGTCCAAACCCGGCATGGACTATGAGCTGAAGATCTTCATCGAATACCCCAGCGGCTCCGGGAACGTGTTCTCCAGCGCCTCCGGTGTGGCCAAGCAGATGTACCAGGACTGCATGAAGGACTTCGGCAGAGGTTTGTCGTCCGGCTTCAAGTACCTGGAATACGAGAAGAAGCACGGATCCGGGGACTGGCGCCTGCTGGGGGATTTACTGCCGGAGTCGGTGCGTTTTTTTAAGGAAGGTCTGGGCGGGGAGATGCTGCCTCAGCCCTACATCGACGGCAGCTGCCCTTTGCTGCCCACCTCCCTGGTTCTGCCCGGCCGGGCCCTGGCCTCCGGCAGCGGGAGCATCAGCTCCAGGGCCGGCGTAAGGAAGAGGAAAGCCTCACCGGAGCCGGACTCTGCAGACGGCGGTCTGAAGTTGACGGAGGAccagcagcggcagcagtggATTTCCAGCCAGACCGAGGCGCTCAAACTCTCCATGGCTACGGGCTCCTTTGCCGCTTCCCACGGCGGCCCGCCTCCCCTCGGCCCGGGGCACCCCGTGCTCCCATCCGGCCGCGCCACACCCCCGGAGTCCGCGCCTCCGCAGAACGGACAGTCGCCCATGGCCGCGCTTATGTCTGTCGCGGACACCCTTGGGAACGCGCATTCCCCGAAGGACAGAGACTCGGTTCACTCCACTACTTCCTCCTCcagacacaacagcagcagccccgTCTCCCCCGCCTCCGTGTCCGGCCAGAGGCGTCTCGCCTCCCGCAACGGCGACCTGGGGCTGTCCGGCGGGGGGGGCGGGCCTTCCCAGTCCAGCAGCATGGACCAGGTGCACCAGCAAAACGTGCCCGACTCCCCCATGGCCAACAGCGGACCTCTGTGCTGCACTATCTGTCATGAACGCTTAGAGGACACACACTTTGTGCAGTGCCCATCTGTCCCCAACCACAAATTCTGCTTCCCTTGCTCCAGAGAGAGCATCAAGGCCCAGGGAGCCTCCGGGGAGGTGTACTGCCCCAGCGGGGAGAAATGCCCCCTGGTCGGCTCCAATGTGCCCTGGGCCTTCATGCAGGGGGAGATAGCCACCATCCTGGCTGGAGATGTGAAGGTAAAGAAGGAGAGGGACCCCTGA